The proteins below are encoded in one region of Pongo pygmaeus isolate AG05252 chromosome 20, NHGRI_mPonPyg2-v2.0_pri, whole genome shotgun sequence:
- the LOC129019964 gene encoding apolipoprotein C-I, basic form, whose translation MRLFLSLPVLVVVLSMVLEGPAPAQGAPDVSSALDKLKEFGNTLEDKAREVINRIKQSELSAKTRDWFSETFRKVKEKLKINS comes from the exons ATGAGGCTCTTCCTGTCGCTCCCGGTCCTGGTGGTGGTTCTGTCGATGGTCTTGGAAG gcccagccccagcccaggggGCCCCGGACGTCTCCAGTGCCTTGGATAAGCTgaaggagtttggaaacacactaGAGGACAAGGCTCGGGAAGTCATCAACCGCATCAAACAGAGTGAACTTTCTGCCAAGACGCG GGATTGGTTTTCAGAGACATTTcggaaagtgaaggagaaactcAAGATTAACTCATGA
- the APOE gene encoding LOW QUALITY PROTEIN: apolipoprotein E (The sequence of the model RefSeq protein was modified relative to this genomic sequence to represent the inferred CDS: deleted 1 base in 1 codon) produces MSSGASRKCSWDPGKPWPPDWPITGRKMKVLWAALLVTFLAGCQANVEQVVEPEPEPELRQQAEWQSGQRWELALGRFWDYLRWVQTLSEQVQEELLNSQVTQELTALMDETMKELKAYKSELEEQLTPVAEETRARLSKELQAAQARLGADMEDVRGRLVQYRGEVQAMLGQSTEELRARLASHLRKLRKRLLRDADDLQKRLAVYQAGAREGAERGVSAIRERLGPLVEQGRVRAATVGSVAGKPLQERAQAWGERLRARMEEMGSRTRDRLDEVKEQVAEVRAKLEEQAQQIRLQAEAFQARLKSWFEPLVEDMQRQWAGLVEKVQAAVGTSAAPVPSDNH; encoded by the exons ATGAGCTCAGGGGCCTCTAGAAAG TGTAGCTGGGACCCTGGGAAGCCCTGGCCTCCAG ACTGGCCAATCACAGGCAGGAAGATGAAGGTTCTGTGGGCTGCGTTGCTGGTCACATTCCTGGCAG GATGCCAGGCCAACGTGGAGCAAGTGGTGGAGCCAGAGCCGGAGCCCGAGCTGCGCCAGCAGGCCGAGTGGCAGAGCGGCCAGCGCTGGGAGCTGGCGCTGGGTCGCTTTTGGGATTACCTTCGCTGGGTGCAGACACTGTCTGAGCAGGTGCAGGAGGAGCTGCTCAACTCCCAGGTCACCCAGGAACTGAC GGCGCTGATGGACGAGACCATGAAGGAGTTGAAGGCCTACAAATCGGAACTGGAGGAACAACTGACCCCGGTGGCGGAGGAGACGCGGGCACGGCTGTCCAAGGAGCTGCAGGCGGCGCAGGCCCGGCTGGGCGCGGACATGGAGGACGTGCGCGGCCGCCTGGTGCAGTACCGCGGCGAGGTGCAGGCCATGCTCGGCCAGAGCACCGAGGAGCTGCGGGCGCGCCTCGCCTCCCACCTGCGCAAGCTGCGCAAGCGGCTCCTCCGCGATGCCGATGACCTGCAGAAGCGTCTGGCAGTGTACCAGGCCGGGGCCCGCGAGGGCGCCGAGCGCGGCGTCAGCGCCATCCGCGAGCGCCTGGGGCCCCTGGTGGAACAGGGCCGCGTGCGGGCCGCCACTGTGGGCTCCGTGGCCGGCAAGCCGCTGCAGGAGCGGGCCCAGGCCTGGGGCGAGCGGCTGCGCGCGCGGATGGAGGAGATGGGCAGCCGGACCCGCGACCGCCTGGACGAGGTGAAGGAGCAGGTGGCGGAGGTGCGCGCCAAGCTGGAGGAGCAGGCCCAGCAGATACGCCTGCAGGCCGAGGCCTTCCAGGCCCGCCTCAAGAGCTGGTTCGAGCCCCTGGTGGAAGACATGCAGCGCCAGTGGGCCGGGCTGGTGGAGAAGGTGCAGGCTGCCGTGGGCACCAGCGCCGCCCCTGTGCCCAGCGACAATCACTGA
- the LOC129019965 gene encoding apolipoprotein C-I, acidic form, with product MRLFLSLPVLVVVLSMVLEGPAPAQGAPDVSNPFDGLEELGKTLEDNTREFINRITQSELPAKMWDWFSETFRRVKEKLKIDS from the exons ATGAGGCTCTTCCTGTCGCTCCCGGTCCTGGTGGTGGTTCTGTCGATGGTCTTGGAAG gcccagccccagcccaggggGCTCCGGACGTCTCCAACCCCTTTGATGGCCTGGAGGAGTTAGGAAAGACCCTGGAGGACAACACTCGGGAATTCATCAACCGCATCACACAGAGTGAACTTCCTGCCAAGATGTG GGATTGGTTTTCAGAGACATTTCGGAGAGTGAAGGAGAAACTCAAGATTGACTCATGA
- the APOC4 gene encoding apolipoprotein C-IV, with the protein MSLLRNRLQALPALCLCVLVLACIGACQPEAQEGTPSPPPKLKMSRWSLVSGRIKELLEPVVNRTKDGWQWFWSPSTFRGFMQTYYDDHLRDLGPRTKAWLLESKDSLLNKTHSLCPRLVCGDKDQG; encoded by the exons ATGTCCCTCCTCAGAAACAGgctccaggccctgcctgccctgTGCCTCTGCGTGCTGGTCCTGGCCTGCATTGGGG CATGCCAGCCAGAAGCCCAGGAAGGAACCCCGAGCCCCCCGCCAAAGCTAAAGATGAGTCGCTGGAGCCTGGTGAGTGGCAGGATAAAGGAGCTGCTGGAGCCAGTGGTGAACAGGACCAAAGACGGGTGGCAATGGTTCTG GAGCCCAAGCACCTTCCGGGGCTTCATGCAGACCTACTATGACGACCACCTGAGGGACCTGGGTCCGCGCACCAAGGCCTGGCTCCTCGAATCCAAAGACAGCCTCTTGAACAAGACCCATAGCCTGTGCCCCAGGCTTGTCTGTGGGGACAAGGACCAGggttaa